The Thermomonospora amylolytica sequence TGCTGCCGCTGCTGCCAGCCGACCCCCGCACCGTGGGCGGCCACCGCCTGCTGGGACGGCTGGGGAACGGCGGCATGGGCCTGGTCTACCTGGGGGAGTCCAAGGACCCCCGGGGAGGCCTGGTGGCCGTCAAGACGCTGCATCCGGCGCACGCCGCCGACCCGGAGGCCCGGCGGCGGTTCCGTGACGAGGCCGCCCACACCCGCCGGATCGGGTCCTGCTGCATCGCCCGGGTCATCGAGGACGGCAGCGACCGGGCGCAGCCGTACCTGGTCACCGAGTACATCGAGGGCCCGCCGCTGTCGCAGGTCGTGCAGGAACGGGGCGCGCTGCCGCACGACCAGGTCTACGCGATCGCCCTCGGGGTCGCCGACGCGCTGGTGGCCGTGCACCGGGCCGGGGTGGTGCACCGCGACGTCAAGCCGTCCAACGTGCTGCTGGCCGCCGACGGGCCGCGGATCATCGACTTCGGCATCGCGCATCCGCTGGAGGGCGCCGAGGGGCCGACCCGGGACGGGGTGGTGATGGGCAGCCCCGGGTGGATCGCTCCAGAACGGCTGACCGGAGGGACCGCCGGGGCGGCCTGCGACGTGTTCGGCTGGGGGATGCTGATCGCCTACGCCGCCACCGGGCGGCACCCGTTCGGCGAGGGCGACGGCGAGCAGCTCGCGCACGGCATCCTCACCCTGCCGCCGGACCTGGCCGGGGTGCGGGAGCCGCTGCGCAGGCTGGTGGAGGCGGCGCTGGCCAAGGACCCCGCGCTGCGCCCCACCGCCGAGGACCTGCTCAGCGCCCTGCTCAAGCCGTGCGCCGAGGAGACGGCCGCCCTGGCGGTGGAGCAGCTGTGGGCACCGCCCCTGCCCGACCCCGTGCCCCAGGCGGTCGTCGCCCCGCGGCACCGGGACCGCCGGCGCGCGGTGACCGGCCTGGCCACCGCGGCGGTGTCGCTGGGCGCGGGCACCCTGGCGGGCTTCCTGGTCGGGGCCACCCCCGCGGGCGACGCGGGCGCCGAGGCCCCGCCGCGCGTGGAGGTCACCGTGACCACCCGGGTCCCGCAGGACCCCGCCCGCTCCAACTCCAGTCCGGACACCCCGCCGGCCGGCGCCCCCACGGACGACCGCCCGGCCGCCGGTCCGACGCCGACCCCCTCGGACGGCTCCCGGACCCGCGGGCCACGGTCCGCCGCACCGGATCCGGCGTCCCCGCCCGGCTCGTCCGGGCCGCCGTCCGAGACCACCGAGCCGGCCTCGCCCGGCACCGGCTCCAAGGAACCGGAGCCGACGACCGAGCCGCAGACCCCTTCCGGCAAGCGCCCCGGCGACAAGCCCGGCGGTCCCCAGGAAGACGAC is a genomic window containing:
- a CDS encoding serine/threonine-protein kinase: MNAKERSTLTAGVLPLLPADPRTVGGHRLLGRLGNGGMGLVYLGESKDPRGGLVAVKTLHPAHAADPEARRRFRDEAAHTRRIGSCCIARVIEDGSDRAQPYLVTEYIEGPPLSQVVQERGALPHDQVYAIALGVADALVAVHRAGVVHRDVKPSNVLLAADGPRIIDFGIAHPLEGAEGPTRDGVVMGSPGWIAPERLTGGTAGAACDVFGWGMLIAYAATGRHPFGEGDGEQLAHGILTLPPDLAGVREPLRRLVEAALAKDPALRPTAEDLLSALLKPCAEETAALAVEQLWAPPLPDPVPQAVVAPRHRDRRRAVTGLATAAVSLGAGTLAGFLVGATPAGDAGAEAPPRVEVTVTTRVPQDPARSNSSPDTPPAGAPTDDRPAAGPTPTPSDGSRTRGPRSAAPDPASPPGSSGPPSETTEPASPGTGSKEPEPTTEPQTPSGKRPGDKPGGPQEDDE